In a genomic window of Epinephelus fuscoguttatus linkage group LG23, E.fuscoguttatus.final_Chr_v1:
- the LOC125883647 gene encoding carbohydrate sulfotransferase 12-like — translation MAAYRGFLLLLKLAGFMFLSVFCFYQWDMSQDKRVERIRQLQEQRKQLLREMCDGDEGVFPEGRQSLEDLSDNELKHLIVDDNHGIIYCYIPKVACTNWKRVMFVLNMSAPYQDPMSIAGDMVHLPKTFTQLNSFPRQEMKVKLKHYTKFLFVRDPFVRLISAYRNKFQRHNEYFYQHFGRDILRLYANQSDPPETEDEAFASGIRPSFYNFIQYLLDPQTEKEVPFEPHWRQMHRLCHPCLIQYDFVGHQETLQQDAEQLLKMLKLEDDIKFPPSYENMTSPASMLDWFSTVPLEARRKLYELYEMDFRLFGYRKPSELLDG, via the exons ATGGCAGCATACAGAGGATTCTTGCTGCTCCTCAAATTAGCTGGATTCATGTTTCTCAGCGTGTTCTGCTTTTACCAATGGGACATGTCACAGGATAAGAGAG TGGAGAGAATCCGTCAGCTGCAGGAACAGAGAAAGCAGCTGCTAAGAGAAATGTGTGATGGTGACGAAGGGGTCTTTCCTGAGGGGAGGCAGAGTTTAGAAGATTTGAGTGACAATGAGCTGAAGCACCTCATTGTGGATGACAATCACGGCATCATCTACTGTTACATTCCCAAG GTGGCGTGCACCAACTGGAAGAGGGTTATGTTTGTCCTTAACATGAGTGCACCCTATCAGGACCCCATGTCCATAGCTGGTGACATGGTCCACCTCCCCAAAACGTTCACGCAGCTAAACAGTTTCCCAAGACAAGAGATGAAG GTAAAGCTAAAGCACTACACCAAGTTCCTCTTTGTCCGGGACCCATTCGTCCGTCTCATCTCCGCCTACCGAAACAAGTTCCAGCGGCACAATGAGTACTTCTATCAACACTTTGGTCGGGACATTCTGCGCCTGTATGCTAACCAGTCTGATCCACCAGAGACAGAGGACGAGGCTTTTGCCTCTGGCATACGCCCATcattttacaactttattcagTACCTGCTGGACCCACAGACAGAAAAGGAAGTCCCCTTCGAACCCCACTGGAGGCAGATGCACCGTCTGTGCCATCCCTGCCTCATACA GTATGATTTTGTTGGCCATCAGGAGACTCTCCAGCAGGATGCTGAACAGCTGCTGAAGATGTTGAAGCTAGAGGACGACATCAAGTTCCCTCCTTCCTATGAAAACATGACTTCCCCTGCTTCTATGTTGGACTGGTTCAGCACAGTGCCCCTAGAGGCCAGGAGGAAGCTGTACGAGCTCTATGAGATGGACTTCAGGCTCTTTGGCTACAGAAAGCCTTCTGAACTGCTTGATGGTTAA